A genome region from Micromonospora inyonensis includes the following:
- a CDS encoding HAD domain-containing protein, whose translation MPDATLPFPTSNPRDRVYPRFREPLPHPGHPARPVIAIDVDGVLNPDHPPTARQLGYRPHRYDGPGPTGQHVSGDVWLHPDHGAWLNELTSNADLVWCTSWGQIAATWIGPRLGLPADLPVIDAGPGGIRFGRQLKLAALYRAIGTRPVAVLDNEFGGRDPVEAADRTARGSATLLVPVNSASGLQREHIDQVIHWLDQAAASQEPSRRPGDTATGWTALGRGDDELRDDGYDLSVGDPVLRKSRLLSKQCATCVFRPGNLMRLSDGRLRDLVNQARRNESFIVCHDTLPHHRYPDVKPAICRGFADRYSTQALQVIERIFGFIEVDPPSWNTGQTDGSPTTGDDATMSAEPRTASAD comes from the coding sequence ATGCCCGACGCCACGTTGCCCTTTCCCACCTCCAATCCCCGCGACCGCGTGTACCCCCGGTTCCGCGAACCCCTGCCACACCCCGGCCACCCGGCACGACCTGTGATCGCCATCGACGTCGACGGTGTCCTCAACCCCGACCACCCGCCCACCGCCCGCCAACTCGGCTACCGCCCGCACCGCTACGACGGACCCGGCCCCACCGGTCAACACGTCTCCGGCGACGTGTGGCTACACCCCGACCACGGCGCCTGGCTTAACGAACTCACCTCCAACGCCGACCTCGTCTGGTGCACGAGCTGGGGCCAGATCGCCGCCACCTGGATCGGACCCCGGCTCGGCCTCCCCGCCGACCTGCCGGTCATCGACGCCGGACCAGGCGGCATACGGTTCGGCCGCCAACTCAAACTCGCCGCGCTGTACCGCGCCATCGGTACACGGCCGGTAGCCGTCCTCGACAACGAATTCGGCGGCCGGGACCCCGTCGAGGCCGCTGACCGCACCGCACGCGGCAGCGCCACCCTCCTGGTCCCCGTCAACAGCGCCAGCGGCCTGCAACGCGAACACATCGACCAGGTCATCCACTGGCTTGACCAGGCAGCCGCCTCCCAGGAGCCGTCGCGGAGGCCAGGTGATACGGCGACCGGTTGGACAGCGCTTGGACGAGGCGATGATGAATTGCGCGACGACGGGTACGACCTCAGTGTGGGCGATCCGGTGCTGCGGAAATCCCGACTGCTGTCCAAACAGTGCGCCACCTGCGTCTTCCGCCCCGGCAACTTGATGCGCCTCTCCGACGGCCGCCTACGCGACCTGGTCAATCAAGCCCGGCGCAACGAATCCTTCATCGTCTGCCACGACACCCTCCCCCACCACCGGTACCCGGACGTCAAGCCCGCCATCTGTCGAGGGTTCGCCGACCGCTACTCCACCCAGGCACTCCAGGTGATCGAACGGATCTTCGGGTTCATCGAGGTCGACCCACCCAGCTGGAACACAGGCCAGACCGACGGCTCCCCAACGACGGGAGACGACGCCACTATGTCCGCTGAGCCTCGGACGGCATCGGCGGACTGA
- a CDS encoding VWA domain-containing protein, which produces MTSVSAHLSTSGTGPVSPTLATSPWAAWSAAWTRQAARLTSRPDATVTVAPATGGPPGLSYPATAQIQIDADLIPDPTIADPRRPAHRSKVPVAYGVLLHEVAHVIHSHWDPPPSVPPVVREAALLLEESRIEGRYRAARPRDRRWLRRAVTSIIDPTDTRTDTKWSAAYAAGLLLARIDAKILYPGDVREPRRAITKILGRKLLKGLRDIWREAHTVDDTDTTRMIHLGERWCRLLGIDPTRTPGLPANDAATSTIAAAIAGALDAILHNPADYPHPGSAEPRIDKPGIHVDTDMPITWTERAARDAERQAANRLTALLRRARHREPARTREPSSAPPGRLRTRAAVTLAAQRASGAIPTAQPWQRTVRRPVPDPELTVGILIDASGSMRDFAKPMSSAAWILAHAATRASATTASLAFGDRITVLIPPGRRPAKVRDMRADAGTERFVEACAEADRLLHLTTPGTARLLVVVSDGHYVNPDEAQATITRLHHTGCAVLWLAPDHKSWPAKVYDNTTTITITVDDPTTCVNLIGQAAIDALTKA; this is translated from the coding sequence ATGACCAGCGTTTCCGCGCACCTGAGCACCTCCGGCACCGGCCCCGTCTCCCCGACCCTGGCGACCTCACCCTGGGCCGCGTGGTCGGCGGCCTGGACCCGACAGGCCGCCCGGCTCACCAGCCGACCCGACGCGACCGTCACCGTCGCCCCCGCCACCGGTGGCCCGCCCGGGCTCAGCTACCCCGCCACCGCGCAGATCCAGATCGACGCCGACCTCATCCCCGACCCGACGATCGCCGACCCCCGCCGCCCCGCCCACCGGTCGAAGGTCCCCGTCGCCTACGGCGTCCTGCTGCACGAGGTCGCCCACGTCATCCACTCCCACTGGGATCCACCACCATCGGTGCCGCCCGTCGTCCGTGAAGCCGCGCTCCTGCTCGAGGAGTCACGGATCGAAGGACGCTACCGGGCGGCCCGGCCCCGCGACCGGCGGTGGCTACGCCGCGCCGTCACCAGCATCATCGACCCCACCGACACCCGCACCGACACGAAGTGGAGCGCCGCCTACGCCGCCGGGCTCCTCCTCGCCCGCATCGACGCGAAGATCCTCTACCCCGGCGACGTCCGCGAGCCGAGACGCGCGATCACCAAGATCCTCGGCCGCAAGCTGCTCAAGGGACTACGCGACATCTGGCGGGAAGCCCACACCGTCGACGACACCGACACGACACGAATGATCCACCTCGGTGAGCGGTGGTGCCGCCTGCTCGGCATCGACCCCACCCGCACCCCAGGCCTACCCGCCAACGACGCGGCCACCAGCACGATCGCGGCGGCCATCGCCGGCGCCCTCGACGCCATCCTCCACAACCCCGCCGACTACCCACACCCGGGAAGCGCCGAACCCCGGATCGACAAGCCCGGCATCCACGTCGACACCGACATGCCGATCACCTGGACCGAACGCGCCGCCCGCGACGCCGAACGCCAGGCCGCCAACCGGCTCACCGCCCTGCTACGCCGCGCCCGACACCGGGAACCCGCCCGCACCCGTGAACCCAGCAGCGCACCGCCCGGACGGCTACGCACCCGCGCCGCGGTCACCCTCGCCGCCCAACGAGCCAGCGGCGCCATCCCCACCGCCCAACCGTGGCAGCGCACCGTACGACGCCCCGTCCCCGATCCCGAGCTGACCGTCGGCATTCTCATCGACGCGTCCGGCTCGATGCGGGACTTCGCGAAACCCATGTCCTCCGCCGCGTGGATCCTCGCCCACGCCGCCACCCGCGCCAGCGCCACCACCGCGTCCCTCGCCTTCGGCGACCGCATCACCGTCCTCATCCCACCCGGCCGCCGCCCCGCCAAGGTCCGCGACATGCGCGCCGACGCCGGCACCGAACGCTTCGTCGAAGCCTGCGCCGAAGCCGACCGGCTCCTCCACCTGACCACCCCCGGCACCGCACGACTGCTCGTCGTCGTCTCCGACGGCCACTACGTCAACCCCGACGAAGCCCAGGCCACCATCACCCGACTCCACCACACCGGCTGCGCCGTGCTCTGGCTCGCACCCGACCACAAAAGCTGGCCGGCCAAGGTCTACGACAACACCACCACCATCACCATCACGGTCGACGACCCCACCACCTGCGTCAACCTCATCGGCCAAGCAGCCATCGACGCCCTGACCAAGGCCTGA
- a CDS encoding AAA family ATPase, which translates to MFGPVLALLAAEPHRAFSITDLGRELPGRSSGAIGSVLNRLVDRKWATLSTGSPRRYTITAEGIDAFTAGAGASRAPKATAPTPTAPTTPAPAPTGPVPPRPGAVLRPNGIWYLPRQLGDSTDVEVLRRLRRDNIAVLLYGPPGTGKTSLIEAAYADAITVAGHGDTTVEDLVGNYVPLPDGGFEFAYGPLVTAMREGRALFIDDATLIPPRVLAALYPAMDGRATITIAAHHNEVVTAVDGFFVCAGHNPGVHGAILTEALASRFAVHIEVTTDFDLARSLGVPNGAIDAAVTLNQRLRKHEIDWAPQLRELLAFKRITASLGLAAAVANLAAIAPEPDRPAVVDALQRAYRGATITPLTLGKQK; encoded by the coding sequence ATGTTCGGGCCGGTCCTCGCTCTCCTCGCGGCCGAACCGCACCGCGCCTTCTCCATCACCGACCTGGGCAGGGAACTGCCCGGACGCTCCTCCGGGGCGATCGGCTCCGTGCTGAACCGCCTTGTCGACCGGAAATGGGCGACCTTGTCGACCGGGTCACCGCGCCGGTACACCATCACCGCCGAAGGCATCGACGCGTTCACGGCCGGAGCCGGCGCCAGCCGCGCCCCCAAGGCCACCGCCCCCACGCCGACGGCACCGACCACGCCGGCACCTGCCCCCACGGGTCCTGTCCCGCCGCGTCCCGGCGCGGTGCTGCGGCCGAACGGTATCTGGTACCTGCCCCGCCAGCTCGGCGACAGCACCGACGTCGAAGTGCTACGCCGGCTGCGGCGGGACAACATCGCGGTCCTGCTCTACGGGCCACCCGGCACCGGCAAGACCAGCCTCATCGAGGCCGCCTACGCCGACGCGATCACCGTCGCCGGCCACGGCGACACCACCGTCGAGGACCTCGTCGGCAACTACGTCCCGCTGCCCGACGGCGGCTTCGAGTTCGCCTACGGCCCGCTCGTGACCGCGATGCGCGAGGGCCGCGCCCTGTTCATCGACGACGCCACCCTCATCCCACCCCGCGTCCTCGCCGCCCTCTATCCGGCGATGGACGGCCGGGCCACCATCACCATCGCCGCCCACCACAACGAGGTCGTGACCGCCGTCGACGGGTTCTTCGTCTGCGCCGGCCACAACCCCGGCGTCCACGGCGCCATCCTCACCGAAGCCCTCGCCTCCCGATTCGCCGTGCACATCGAGGTCACCACCGACTTCGACCTCGCCCGCTCCCTCGGCGTCCCGAACGGCGCGATCGACGCGGCGGTCACCCTCAACCAGCGGCTCCGCAAACACGAGATCGACTGGGCGCCTCAGCTGCGCGAGCTGCTGGCGTTCAAGCGCATCACCGCGAGCCTCGGCCTCGCCGCCGCCGTGGCCAACCTCGCCGCGATCGCCCCCGAACCCGACCGCCCAGCGGTCGTCGATGCCCTCCAGCGGGCCTACCGCGGCGCCACCATCACCCCGCTCACCCTCGGCAAGCAGAAGTAA
- a CDS encoding TniQ family protein: MIAVDIARTLPLRVGLGTGEALDSWLFRLAHRNGLPFLWLAPTLGFGDRLRVWRNYALSWKLPPSLLRRVEAQTGLPHAALDAAVLDQFDALGWKPIPGSRFCPACLHESDGQWLIRWQLPYTFACLAHRCLLAVLCPHCQRVPRSGISERAGLAPPTHCTLGATRHSRGCNGDLLTRPAPALSGGDPRLSAQAWVNDRLDRTDPAAVTDLRDLDALATWFRHRIDPDELRHLGQDTVTAMITYRDGNHAIKLHHPTGALIAAALTCQAIDLITAEQADDRRHRLAPLLRDVHTQPRSTPARPDRGPMILSHRRLTGLSQPLQHKVLQCIDGQLPVTERLRYRTRTATPRAPQPDLPASDRARWIPQYLWPDWLIRFLPAHGAHATDVAIDIANALLIPGNPVRNLHATGELTAWRNNTSIFLSERAAHHPDTLTAICALADYLDTHGSPIDYRRRRTVFTDVTLTETQWRELTHQTGSHPGRAGRLRSARRYLYQLLTGADLDNRRHRLAFTTAAAKTGLQQFHRALNTPLRAALHRHGAQLLQTAGIDEPLTWSPPAHCVTGLTLPGREPHDIDLTALRQLLDVEHVTITTAARRLGVTAEHVRYAQQQLHRPPDPLAQPPSKTAARRRRERAAELLTRKFDDNATNRSEALRPSRSTIRTPRPRTAQTAARQPLIDPDWLREQAGTLRRTNSDIGAELGISHETVRRHRQRLGIPARATGSAGHTVSTRRHPHLPTDIRHAVEGKRHGWQRLRRFEQVSAHDSINTAATTLGLHHQNLFHQLNRLEADIGAALIDRTDNRYQPMKITARGAGLLDLLTEPDVRQLLDHYAPPKPGNAVANSRSSRK; the protein is encoded by the coding sequence GTGATCGCCGTGGACATCGCCCGCACCTTGCCCCTGCGCGTCGGCCTCGGAACCGGCGAAGCCCTCGACTCGTGGCTGTTCCGGCTCGCCCACCGCAACGGCCTGCCGTTTCTCTGGCTGGCGCCGACCCTGGGTTTCGGTGACCGGCTGCGCGTCTGGCGCAACTACGCCCTGAGCTGGAAGCTGCCGCCCAGCCTGCTACGCCGCGTCGAGGCCCAGACCGGACTACCGCATGCGGCACTCGACGCCGCCGTGCTGGACCAGTTCGACGCGCTGGGCTGGAAACCCATCCCCGGCTCCCGGTTCTGCCCCGCCTGCCTGCACGAGTCCGACGGCCAGTGGCTGATCCGGTGGCAACTGCCCTACACCTTCGCCTGCCTCGCCCACCGATGCCTGCTCGCGGTGCTCTGCCCCCACTGCCAGCGCGTCCCGCGCAGCGGCATCTCCGAACGAGCCGGCCTGGCCCCACCGACCCACTGCACGCTCGGCGCCACCCGGCACAGCAGAGGCTGCAACGGCGACCTGCTGACCCGACCAGCGCCGGCCCTGTCCGGCGGCGATCCGCGCCTGTCCGCTCAGGCGTGGGTCAACGACCGCCTGGACCGCACCGACCCGGCCGCGGTCACCGACCTGCGTGACCTCGACGCCCTCGCCACCTGGTTCCGGCACCGCATCGACCCGGACGAGTTACGCCACCTCGGCCAGGACACCGTCACCGCGATGATCACCTACCGGGACGGCAACCACGCCATCAAGCTGCACCACCCCACCGGCGCGCTGATCGCCGCCGCCCTGACCTGCCAAGCCATCGACCTGATCACCGCCGAACAGGCCGACGACCGCCGCCACCGGCTCGCGCCGCTGCTCCGCGACGTCCACACCCAACCCCGCAGCACGCCCGCACGACCGGACCGCGGACCGATGATCCTGTCGCACCGGCGCCTGACCGGACTGTCGCAACCCCTGCAACACAAAGTGCTGCAGTGCATCGACGGGCAGCTACCGGTCACCGAGCGGCTGCGCTACCGCACCCGCACCGCCACGCCCCGGGCACCCCAGCCGGACTTACCGGCATCCGACCGAGCCCGGTGGATCCCGCAATACCTGTGGCCTGACTGGCTCATCCGGTTCCTACCAGCACACGGCGCGCACGCCACCGACGTCGCCATCGACATCGCCAACGCGCTGCTGATCCCCGGAAACCCCGTCCGCAACCTGCACGCCACCGGCGAACTGACCGCATGGCGCAACAACACCAGCATCTTCCTCAGCGAACGCGCCGCCCACCATCCAGACACCCTGACCGCCATCTGCGCCCTGGCCGACTACCTCGACACCCACGGCTCACCCATCGACTACCGGCGACGCCGAACCGTCTTCACCGACGTCACCCTCACCGAGACGCAATGGCGCGAACTCACCCACCAGACCGGCAGCCACCCCGGCAGAGCGGGACGCCTGCGCAGCGCCCGCCGCTACCTCTACCAACTCCTCACCGGCGCCGACCTCGACAACCGTCGACACCGGCTCGCGTTCACCACCGCAGCCGCCAAGACCGGGCTCCAGCAGTTCCACCGCGCCCTCAACACACCGCTGCGCGCAGCACTGCACCGTCACGGCGCGCAACTGCTGCAGACCGCGGGCATCGACGAACCGCTCACCTGGAGCCCCCCAGCCCACTGCGTCACCGGACTGACTCTGCCCGGCCGGGAACCCCACGACATCGACCTGACCGCCCTGCGGCAACTCCTCGACGTCGAGCACGTCACCATCACCACCGCCGCGCGCCGCCTCGGCGTCACCGCCGAACACGTCCGCTACGCCCAACAACAGCTCCACCGGCCACCGGACCCGCTCGCCCAGCCACCCTCGAAGACCGCAGCACGACGCAGACGCGAACGGGCCGCCGAGCTGCTCACCCGGAAGTTCGACGACAACGCCACGAACCGATCAGAGGCCCTCCGGCCCTCCCGGAGCACCATCCGGACCCCACGCCCGCGGACAGCGCAGACCGCCGCCCGCCAACCGCTCATCGATCCCGACTGGCTACGCGAACAGGCCGGCACCCTGCGACGCACCAACAGCGACATCGGCGCCGAGCTCGGCATCAGCCACGAAACCGTCCGCCGACACCGCCAACGCCTCGGCATCCCGGCACGCGCGACAGGATCCGCCGGCCACACCGTCTCCACCCGTCGCCACCCCCACCTGCCCACCGACATCCGACACGCCGTCGAAGGCAAACGCCACGGCTGGCAACGACTACGCCGCTTCGAGCAGGTAAGCGCCCACGACAGCATCAACACCGCCGCGACCACGCTCGGGCTGCACCACCAGAACCTGTTTCACCAACTGAACCGGCTCGAAGCCGACATCGGCGCCGCCCTCATCGACCGCACCGACAACCGCTACCAGCCCATGAAAATCACCGCCCGCGGAGCGGGCCTGCTCGACCTACTCACCGAGCCGGACGTCCGACAACTCCTCGACCACTACGCCCCACCCAAGCCCGGCAACGCGGTCGCCAACTCAAGGTCATCAAGAAAGTGA
- a CDS encoding TniB family NTP-binding protein, whose product MTGAGDLYTLSRKEGWRRWVDAAARVRPDPLTAGQLRRLGTDARADYDDARHDWHANFGTIKTPQLAGIHDELDQIVATNRQDPDRVRGAAVIDALPGLGKTTIANTFARDFDRAQRRRHGERTNAGHERLPVFRVGLTSRTTLRTLNRMICEFYGHPGTDRANAAQLASFAVDCVLSCHTRVGIIDDLHFIDPNRRDGVDVANHLKWLANELPVTFVYAGVGLAERRLLAEGLTGDSAVMAQTARRWTRLELPPFQVAGQAGRRHWRSLLKATERQLVLADARPGMLSDLETYLFARSSGHIGSFITLITRGCYKAIRSGEETLDQALLDTIRIDEASEAARHQLQATLSASRRPRRPAPAEAG is encoded by the coding sequence GTGACCGGCGCCGGGGATCTCTACACGCTGTCGCGCAAGGAGGGTTGGCGTCGCTGGGTCGACGCCGCCGCACGGGTGCGTCCTGATCCGTTGACCGCCGGTCAGCTACGCCGCCTGGGCACCGATGCCCGGGCCGACTACGACGACGCCCGGCATGACTGGCACGCCAACTTCGGCACCATCAAGACCCCGCAGCTGGCCGGGATCCACGACGAGCTCGACCAGATCGTCGCGACCAACCGGCAGGACCCGGACCGGGTGCGCGGCGCGGCGGTGATCGACGCGCTGCCGGGCTTGGGCAAGACCACGATCGCGAACACGTTCGCCCGTGATTTCGACCGCGCCCAGCGACGCCGCCACGGCGAGCGCACCAACGCCGGCCATGAACGTCTTCCGGTGTTCCGGGTCGGGCTGACCTCCCGGACCACGCTGCGGACGCTGAACCGGATGATCTGCGAGTTCTACGGCCACCCCGGCACCGATCGGGCCAACGCCGCGCAGTTGGCCAGCTTCGCCGTCGACTGCGTCCTGTCCTGCCACACCCGCGTCGGGATCATCGACGACCTGCACTTCATCGACCCGAACCGCCGCGACGGCGTCGACGTGGCCAACCACCTGAAGTGGCTGGCCAACGAGTTGCCCGTCACGTTCGTCTACGCCGGGGTCGGGTTGGCCGAACGGCGGCTGCTCGCTGAAGGGCTGACCGGTGACAGCGCGGTCATGGCGCAGACCGCCCGCCGGTGGACCCGGCTGGAACTGCCTCCGTTCCAGGTCGCTGGTCAGGCCGGACGGCGGCACTGGCGCAGCCTGCTCAAGGCCACCGAACGTCAGCTGGTGCTCGCCGACGCCCGTCCGGGCATGCTCTCGGACCTGGAGACCTACCTGTTCGCCCGCAGCAGCGGGCACATCGGCTCGTTCATCACCCTGATCACCCGCGGCTGCTACAAGGCGATCCGCAGCGGGGAGGAAACCCTCGACCAGGCGTTGCTGGACACGATCCGCATCGACGAAGCCTCCGAAGCCGCCCGCCACCAGTTGCAGGCCACGCTGTCCGCCAGCCGTCGTCCCCGCCGCCCGGCGCCGGCCGAGGCCGGGTGA